In Streptomyces durocortorensis, a genomic segment contains:
- a CDS encoding ABC transporter permease: MSTSKTIAARPAPLKGGRRKLSLPVVLLIIAGALALVSLVRLISGANDITSVGQVRGALALAVPIGLAGLGGLWAERAGVINIGLEGMMILGTWFGAWAGFQWGPWVGVLFGILGGCLGGLLHAVITVTFGVNHIVSGVAINILAVGVTRYLSNFAFDGVQGGSSKQSPRIDPIDRITVPGLSDWMQDLQQQHWFLISDLAGIIGGLVTGLSLLTVVALLLIPATWWILWRTPFGLRLRSCGESPTAAETLGVNVYKYKYIAVTVSGGLAGLGGAFLAIVATGIYQEGQTGGRGYIGLAAMIFGNWMPGGMALGAGLFGFTDSLKLRGGAENVHAMLLLLAILLVIAVLWQLYKKKYVSAAIAAVVSALLFTWYFLTDQVPSQFVDAAPYVTTLLVLSLSAQRLRMPKANGMPYRKGEGK, encoded by the coding sequence GTGAGCACCAGCAAAACCATCGCCGCACGCCCCGCCCCTCTGAAGGGCGGCCGCCGCAAGCTCTCCCTGCCCGTCGTCCTGCTGATCATCGCGGGCGCGCTCGCCCTGGTCTCGCTGGTCCGCCTCATCAGCGGCGCCAACGACATCACCTCGGTCGGCCAGGTCCGCGGCGCCCTGGCACTCGCCGTCCCGATCGGCCTCGCCGGACTCGGCGGCCTGTGGGCCGAGCGCGCGGGCGTCATCAACATCGGCCTCGAAGGCATGATGATCCTCGGCACCTGGTTCGGGGCCTGGGCCGGGTTCCAGTGGGGCCCGTGGGTGGGTGTCCTCTTCGGCATCCTCGGCGGCTGCCTCGGCGGCCTGCTGCACGCGGTCATCACCGTCACCTTCGGCGTGAACCACATCGTCTCCGGTGTGGCCATCAACATCCTCGCCGTCGGAGTCACCCGCTACCTCTCCAACTTCGCCTTCGACGGCGTCCAGGGCGGCTCCTCCAAGCAGTCCCCGCGCATCGACCCGATCGACAGGATCACCGTTCCGGGGCTGTCGGACTGGATGCAGGACCTGCAACAACAGCACTGGTTCCTGATCTCCGACCTCGCGGGCATCATCGGCGGGCTCGTCACCGGCCTGTCCCTGCTCACCGTCGTCGCCCTGCTGCTGATCCCCGCCACCTGGTGGATTCTGTGGCGCACCCCGTTCGGGCTGCGGCTGCGCTCCTGCGGCGAGAGCCCCACGGCCGCCGAGACCCTCGGCGTCAACGTGTACAAGTACAAGTACATCGCCGTCACCGTCTCCGGCGGTCTGGCGGGCCTCGGCGGCGCGTTCCTCGCGATCGTCGCCACCGGCATCTACCAGGAGGGCCAGACCGGCGGCCGCGGCTACATCGGCCTCGCCGCGATGATCTTCGGTAACTGGATGCCGGGCGGCATGGCGCTGGGAGCCGGGCTCTTCGGCTTCACCGACAGCCTCAAGCTGCGCGGCGGCGCGGAGAACGTCCACGCGATGCTGCTCCTGCTGGCGATCCTGCTGGTCATCGCGGTGCTCTGGCAGCTGTACAAGAAGAAGTACGTCTCCGCGGCGATCGCGGCGGTCGTCTCGGCGCTGCTGTTCACCTGGTACTTCCTGACCGACCAGGTGCCGAGCCAGTTCGTCGACGCCGCTCCGTACGTCACCACGCTGCTGGTCCTCTCGCTATCCGCGCAGCGGCTGCGGATGCCGAAGGCCAACGGCATGCCGTACCGCAAGGGCGAGGGCAAGTGA
- a CDS encoding cytidine deaminase, with protein MTSFGESDWEALREAARDAMSRAYAPYSGFPVGVAARVDDGRTVTGCNVENASYGLSLCAECGLVSQLQATGGGRLTHFTCVDGTGAILVPCGRCRQLLYEFGGPELLLETPDGRRTLDAMLPQSFGPQHLG; from the coding sequence GTGACCTCGTTCGGCGAGTCCGACTGGGAGGCTCTGCGGGAGGCCGCACGGGACGCCATGTCCCGTGCGTACGCCCCCTACTCGGGCTTCCCGGTCGGTGTGGCCGCCCGGGTCGACGACGGCCGCACGGTCACCGGCTGCAACGTGGAGAACGCGTCGTACGGTCTCTCGCTCTGCGCCGAGTGCGGTCTGGTCTCCCAGCTCCAGGCCACCGGCGGCGGCCGACTGACCCACTTCACCTGCGTGGACGGCACCGGGGCGATCCTGGTGCCGTGCGGCCGGTGCAGGCAGCTGCTGTACGAGTTCGGCGGACCGGAGCTGCTGCTGGAGACGCCGGACGGCCGACGCACGCTGGATGCCATGCTGCCGCAGTCGTTCGGCCCGCAGCACCTCGGCTGA